One genomic region from Prunus persica cultivar Lovell chromosome G3, Prunus_persica_NCBIv2, whole genome shotgun sequence encodes:
- the LOC18782443 gene encoding nudix hydrolase 18, mitochondrial, giving the protein MVALVPQENMVALVSRTGRHLQRYSKGRRQVVGCIPYRYKTSKQTPSKHDAPELEVLVITSQKGKGMLFPKGGWEIDESKEGAASRETLEEAGVRGLIEGELGKWIFKSKSHDAYYDGYMFPLLVQEQLDFWPEKNLRRRIWMSAQEAREVCQHWWMKEALDRLVNRLTSQQQNQDQELDHVLKARRENLMACM; this is encoded by the exons ATGGTTGCTTTGGTACCTCAAGAAAATATGGTTGCCTTGGTATCTCGCACTGGCAGGCATTTGCAGCGATACAGCAAAGGTCGTCGCCAAGTTGTAGG ATGTATTCCATACAGATATAAAACTTCCAAGCAGACTCCCTCAAAGCATGATGCACCAGAACTAGAAGTTCTTGTCATTACTTCACAAAAGGGCAAAGGAATGCTCTTTCCAAAG GGAGGGTGGGAAATAGATGAATCCAAGGAAGGGGCAGCCTCCCGAGAGACGTTAGAGGAAGCAGGAGTAAGAGGACTCATTGAG gGTGAACTGGGTAAATGGATCTTCAAGAGCAAAAGCCATGATGCTTACTATGACGGTTACATGTTCCCTTTACTTGTTCAGGAGCAGTTGGATTTCTGGCCAGAGAAGAATCTCAGACGAAGGATTTGG ATGAGTGCTCAAGAAGCAAGAGAAGTTTGCCAGCATTGGTGGATGAAAGAAGCCTTGGATAGATTAGTAAATCGTCTAACATCTCAGCAACAAAATCAAGACCAAGAATTAGATCATGTTCTTAAAGCTAGGAGGGAAAATCTGATGGCATGtatgtag